One Chryseobacterium wanjuense genomic region harbors:
- a CDS encoding Gfo/Idh/MocA family protein — protein MLKAGLVGAGHLGKIHLRLLNQSDKYEFVGFHDKDVENGKKLEAEFGYKYFENFDELLDQIDMLDIVTPTIYHYDYALKAIEKGLHFFIEKPVTQTLEQAEEILRKCQENGIKAQVGHVERYNPAFIATKEFINNPMFIEIHRLAEFNPRGTDVSVVLDLMIHDLDILLSIVKSKVKNIHASGVCVVSKTPDISNARIEFENGCVANLTTSRISMKAMRKSRFFQKDAYISVDFLGKKAEVIRMKDAPENPTPFDMIIENAEGEKNQILFEYPNIQPNNAILDELNSFADSITEDKHVEVSIEDGTEALKVALEIMKLIS, from the coding sequence ATGTTAAAAGCAGGTTTGGTAGGTGCCGGACATTTGGGAAAGATACATTTGAGACTTCTAAATCAGTCAGATAAATATGAATTTGTAGGTTTTCACGATAAGGATGTGGAAAACGGGAAAAAACTGGAAGCCGAATTCGGATATAAATATTTTGAAAATTTTGATGAATTGCTTGATCAGATCGACATGCTGGATATTGTCACGCCGACAATTTACCACTACGATTATGCCTTAAAAGCCATTGAAAAAGGGCTTCATTTTTTCATTGAAAAACCGGTAACCCAAACGCTCGAACAGGCAGAAGAAATCCTTCGCAAATGCCAGGAAAACGGCATCAAAGCACAGGTAGGACATGTTGAAAGGTATAATCCTGCCTTTATTGCTACCAAAGAGTTTATCAACAATCCGATGTTTATTGAGATCCACAGGCTGGCTGAATTTAATCCTCGCGGAACGGATGTTTCTGTTGTATTGGATTTAATGATTCATGATTTGGATATTTTATTAAGTATTGTCAAATCTAAAGTTAAAAATATTCATGCAAGCGGCGTTTGTGTAGTAAGTAAAACTCCTGATATTTCCAATGCCCGAATTGAATTCGAAAACGGATGTGTTGCCAATCTTACCACTTCGAGAATTTCGATGAAAGCGATGAGAAAGAGCCGTTTCTTCCAGAAAGATGCTTATATTTCTGTTGATTTCCTTGGGAAAAAAGCGGAAGTTATCCGTATGAAAGATGCTCCAGAAAACCCTACTCCATTTGATATGATCATTGAGAATGCAGAAGGGGAAAAAAATCAGATTTTATTTGAATATCCTAATATTCAGCCGAATAATGCGATTTTGGATGAGTTGAATTCTTTCGCGGATTCCATTACCGAAGATAAACACGTGGAAGTTTCCATCGAAGACGGTACGGAAGCGTTGAAAGTGGCTTTGGAGATTATGAAATTGATTTCTTGA
- a CDS encoding cellulase family glycosylhydrolase gives MKRAILLSAFLLSQFGTSQLLKTNGQKIVNDKGENIQLRGLGLGGWMLQEGYMLKTADFAGPQYKIKQKIAELIGEDGMNEFYKAYLKNGITKQDIDFLKKAGFNSIRLPMHYNLYTLPIEKEPVKGQNTWLEEGFKMTDDLLKWCADNKMYLILDLHAAPGGQGNDVNISDNDKSKPSLWESEDNQKKTIALWKKLAERYKNEPWIGGYDLINEPNINFTGKNPNGTDEMSNAPLWKLQKDITDAIRQVDKKHIIIIEGNGWGNNYNGLTPLWDNNLVFSFHKYWNYNDDATLKFALDLREKHNIPIWLGETGENSNVWFTELIQLLDKHNIGYAFWPMKKIDNIAGITNVKITPEYQKLLDYWKNGGEKPSKEFAKKTLMQIAENYKFSNVEIKNDIIDAMFRQTTDGSTKPFKNLQAPGKIFATDYDLGKMGSAYLDKDFINLWVSDPAKRSEWNSGNQLRNDGVDIYKSKDNQYYIGKTETGEWLQYTFNAKADKAYTFDIRYASNNDAKIRIEDASGKQLASVSLSSTGGNETWKTASVKAINLKKGENKIRIIFENDGVNLNYFEIK, from the coding sequence ATGAAAAGAGCCATCCTACTATCCGCTTTTTTATTGTCTCAATTTGGGACATCACAGCTTTTAAAAACAAATGGTCAAAAAATCGTTAATGATAAAGGTGAAAATATCCAGTTGAGAGGTCTCGGGTTGGGAGGATGGATGTTGCAGGAAGGATATATGTTGAAAACCGCCGATTTTGCCGGTCCGCAATATAAAATTAAACAGAAAATTGCAGAGCTCATCGGGGAAGACGGAATGAATGAATTTTACAAAGCTTACCTAAAAAACGGCATTACAAAACAGGATATTGATTTTTTGAAGAAAGCCGGATTCAACTCGATCAGGCTTCCGATGCACTATAATCTGTATACTTTACCCATTGAAAAAGAGCCGGTAAAAGGACAAAACACCTGGCTGGAAGAAGGTTTCAAAATGACAGATGATCTTCTGAAGTGGTGTGCAGACAATAAAATGTACCTAATTCTGGATCTCCACGCTGCTCCCGGCGGACAGGGAAACGATGTGAATATTTCTGATAACGACAAATCGAAACCATCGCTGTGGGAAAGTGAAGACAATCAGAAAAAAACGATTGCCCTTTGGAAAAAGTTGGCAGAAAGATATAAAAATGAGCCGTGGATCGGAGGTTATGATTTGATCAACGAACCGAACATCAATTTCACAGGGAAAAACCCGAACGGAACGGATGAAATGTCAAATGCTCCGCTTTGGAAGTTACAGAAAGATATTACTGACGCGATTCGTCAGGTTGACAAAAAACACATCATCATCATCGAAGGAAACGGTTGGGGCAACAATTACAATGGGTTAACACCGCTCTGGGACAACAATCTGGTGTTCAGTTTTCATAAATACTGGAACTATAATGATGATGCAACCTTGAAATTTGCCCTTGATTTAAGGGAAAAACACAATATCCCGATCTGGTTGGGAGAAACCGGAGAAAACTCGAATGTTTGGTTTACGGAACTGATTCAGCTTTTAGATAAGCACAACATCGGCTATGCATTCTGGCCAATGAAAAAAATCGACAATATTGCCGGAATTACCAACGTGAAAATCACGCCTGAATACCAGAAATTATTAGATTATTGGAAAAATGGTGGTGAAAAACCTTCAAAAGAATTTGCTAAGAAAACATTAATGCAAATTGCCGAAAATTATAAATTCAGTAATGTTGAAATCAAAAATGATATTATTGATGCGATGTTCCGACAGACGACCGACGGTTCTACAAAACCATTTAAAAACCTTCAGGCTCCCGGAAAAATTTTCGCTACAGATTATGATTTAGGTAAAATGGGCTCTGCTTATCTCGATAAAGATTTCATCAATCTTTGGGTGAGTGATCCTGCAAAAAGATCTGAATGGAATTCCGGAAATCAACTGAGAAATGATGGTGTTGATATTTACAAATCGAAAGACAATCAATATTATATAGGGAAAACGGAAACCGGAGAATGGCTTCAGTACACTTTCAATGCAAAAGCCGATAAAGCCTATACTTTTGACATCAGATATGCAAGTAACAACGATGCAAAAATCAGGATTGAAGATGCTTCCGGAAAACAATTGGCAAGCGTTTCATTAAGCTCAACAGGAGGAAATGAAACCTGGAAAACAGCTTCCGTAAAAGCAATTAACCTTAAAAAAGGCGAAAATAAAATCAGAATTATCTTTGAAAATGATGGTGTAAATCTGAATTATTTTGAAATAAAATAA
- the bla-A gene encoding CGA/CIA family class A beta-lactamase — MKKIGLFLLLISAFTFAQKSALDQKISSIIKNKKATVGVSVLGFENGFIYNKNGDKKLPMQSVFKFHIAAAVLDFVDKGKLSLDQKIVLDKSNLLENTWSPLRDKYPNGGVEVPLSEIIEFTVAKSDNNGCDILLKLIGGTQTVQKFIDSKGIKGFQIKYNEEEMHKDWNTQYQNYSTTASAVQTLKKFYDGKLLSKKSTDYLMKIMISTSTGLNKIVEQLPKNTVVARKTGASGKNKDGLTGAENEIAIITLPNGKHYALAVFVSNSTETDAVNCKMISDISKTVWDYFNK, encoded by the coding sequence ATGAAAAAAATAGGATTATTCCTTCTTTTGATTTCCGCATTTACATTTGCCCAAAAATCAGCTTTAGATCAAAAAATCAGTTCCATTATTAAAAACAAAAAAGCGACCGTCGGTGTTTCGGTTTTAGGCTTTGAAAATGGCTTTATCTACAATAAAAACGGAGACAAAAAACTTCCGATGCAGAGTGTTTTTAAATTCCATATTGCCGCTGCAGTTCTGGATTTTGTGGATAAAGGAAAACTTTCATTAGATCAGAAAATTGTACTTGATAAATCCAATTTATTAGAAAATACTTGGTCGCCACTTCGGGATAAATATCCAAACGGAGGCGTTGAAGTTCCTTTAAGCGAAATCATTGAATTTACAGTTGCCAAAAGCGATAACAATGGCTGTGACATTCTTTTAAAATTAATCGGAGGAACTCAGACTGTTCAAAAATTCATCGATTCTAAGGGCATAAAAGGCTTCCAAATCAAATATAATGAAGAAGAAATGCACAAGGACTGGAATACCCAATATCAAAATTACAGCACGACTGCTTCTGCCGTTCAGACTTTGAAGAAATTCTATGACGGTAAACTGCTTTCCAAAAAATCTACAGATTATCTGATGAAAATAATGATTTCAACATCCACCGGATTAAACAAAATAGTAGAGCAACTTCCAAAAAACACAGTGGTGGCAAGAAAAACGGGAGCTTCCGGAAAGAATAAAGACGGATTAACGGGCGCAGAAAACGAAATCGCGATCATTACTTTGCCAAATGGCAAGCATTATGCATTAGCTGTATTTGTCAGTAATTCAACGGAAACGGATGCTGTAAACTGTAAAATGATTTCAGACATTTCAAAGACGGTCTGGGATTATTTTAATAAATAA
- a CDS encoding DUF5362 family protein gives METQSPFEQFDELRIDNAGKLFLTEAARWTTFLAILGYIGIGFMVIAALFMMTVGASMSSYKSIMPMGGGLLFSLIYLAFAALYFFPVNYLYKFSSNMKSALRSNNQAELTKAFEYLKSHYKFIGILTIIVFGLYILAIFGAMIAGISGIR, from the coding sequence ATGGAAACACAATCTCCTTTTGAACAATTTGATGAATTAAGAATCGACAACGCAGGAAAGCTCTTCCTCACAGAAGCGGCAAGATGGACGACATTTTTAGCAATTCTGGGATATATTGGAATAGGGTTTATGGTAATTGCAGCATTGTTTATGATGACAGTGGGTGCATCGATGAGCTCCTACAAAAGCATAATGCCGATGGGGGGAGGCCTGCTGTTTTCGCTTATTTATCTGGCGTTTGCGGCTCTTTATTTTTTTCCAGTCAATTATCTTTACAAATTTTCTTCCAATATGAAGTCTGCTTTACGTTCAAATAATCAGGCAGAACTTACAAAAGCATTTGAATATTTGAAGTCTCATTACAAATTTATAGGAATTCTTACTATTATTGTTTTCGGACTTTACATTTTGGCCATTTTTGGTGCAATGATTGCAGGCATTAGCGGTATCAGATAG